The following proteins are co-located in the Mus caroli chromosome 7, CAROLI_EIJ_v1.1, whole genome shotgun sequence genome:
- the Fzd4 gene encoding frizzled-4, protein MAWRGTGPSIRGAPGGVGLRLGLLLQLLLLLRPTLGFGDEEERRCDPIRIAMCQNLGYNVTKMPNLVGHELQTDAELQLTTFTPLIQYGCSSQLQFFLCSVYVPMCTEKINIPIGPCGGMCLSVKRRCEPVLKEFGFAWPDSLNCSKFPPQNDHNHMCMEGPGDEEVPLPHKTPIQPGEECHSVGSNSDQYIWVKRSLNCVLKCGYDAGLYSRSAKEFTDIWMAVWASLCFISTTFTVLTFLIDSSRFSYPERPIIFLSMCYNIYSIAYIVRLTVGRERISCDFEEAAEPVLIQEGLKNTGCAIIFLLMYFFGMASSIWWVILTLTWFLAAGLKWGHEAIEMHSSYFHIAAWAIPAVKTIVILIMRLVDADELTGLCYVGNQNLDALTGFVVAPLFTYLVIGTLFIAAGLVALFKIRSNLQKDGTKTDKLERLMVKIGVFSVLYTVPATCVIACYFYEISNWALFRYSADDSNMAVEMLKIFMSLLVGITSGMWIWSAKTLHTWQKCSNRLVNSGKVKREKRGNGWVKPGKGNETVV, encoded by the exons ATGGCCTGGCGGGGCACAGGGCCGAGCATCCGGGGGGCGCCTGGAGGCGTCGGGCTCAGGCTGGGGCTGCTGCTGCAGTTGCTCCTGCTCCTGCGGCCGACACTGGGGTTCGGGGACGAGGAGGAGCGGCGCTGCGACCCCATCCGCATCGCCATGTGCCAGAACCTCGGCTACAACGTAACCAAGATGCCCAACTTAGTGGGACACGAGCTGCAGACAGACGCCGAGCTGCAGCTGACAACTTTCACGCCGCTCATCCAGTACGGCTGCTCCAGCCAGCTGCAG TTCTTCCTTTGTTCGGTTTATGTGCCAATGTGCACAGAGAAGATCAACATCCCCATCGGCCcgtgtggtggcatgtgtctttCAGTCAAGAGACGCTGTGAACCAGTCCTGAAAGAATTTGGGTTTGCCTGGCCGGACAGCCTGAACTGCAGCAAGTTCCCACCCCAGAATGACCACAACCACATGTGCATGGAAGGACCAGGTGATGAAGAGGTACCCTTGCCCCACAAAACTCCCATCCAGCCTGGGGAAGAGTGCCACTCAGTGGGAAGCAATTCTGATCAGTACATCTGGGTGAAGAGGAGCCTGAACTGTGTTCTCAAGTGTGGCTACGATGCTGGCTTGTACAGCCGCTCAGCTAAGGAGTTCACGGATATTTGGATGGCTGTGTgggccagcctctgcttcatcTCTACCACCTTCACTGTGCTGACCTTCCTGATCGATTCATCCAGGTTTTCTTACCCTGAGCGCCCCATCATATTTCTCAGTATGTGCTATAATATTTATAGCATTGCTTATATTGTTCGGCTGACTGTAGGCCGGGAAAGGATATCCTGTGATTTTGAAGAGGCGGCAGAACCCGTTCTCATCCAAGAAGGACTTAAGAACACAGGATGTGCAATAATTTTCTTGCTGATGTACTTTTTTGGAATGGCCAGCTCCATTTGGTGGGTTATTCTGACACTCACTTGGTTTTTGGCAGCCGGACTCAAGTGGGGTCATGAAGCCATTGAAATGCACAGTTCTTATTTCCACATCGCAGCCTGGGCCATTCCTGCAGTGAAAACCATTGTCATCTTGATTATGAGACTAGTGGATGCCGATGAACTGACTGGCTTGTGCTATGTTGGGAACCAAAACCTAGATGCCCTCACTGGCTTTGTGGTGGCTCCTCTCTTTACGTATTTGGTGATTGGAACGCTGTTCATTGCAGCTGGTTTGGTGGCCTTATTCAAAATTCGGTCCAATCTTCAAAAAGacgggacaaagacagacaagttGGAAAGGCTAATGGTCAAGATCGGGGTCTTCTCAGTACTGTACACGGTTCCTGCAACCTGTGTGATTGCCTGTTATTTCTATGAAATCTCAAACTGGGCACTCTTTCGATATTCTGCAGATGACTCAAACATGGCAGTCGAAATGTTGAAAATTTTTATGTCTTTGCTCGTGGGCATCACCTCAGGCATGTGGATTTGGTCTGCCAAAACTCTTCACACGTGGCAAAAGTGTTCTAACCGATTGGTGAATTCTGGGAaggtaaagagagagaagagggggaatgGTTGGGTGAAGCCAGGGAAAGGCAATGAGACTGTGGTATAA